The Litchfieldia alkalitelluris genome has a window encoding:
- a CDS encoding NADH-quinone oxidoreductase subunit C — protein MSESKDLEQQKREAAERAKELAKKRLAERQAEEKKTDPSEEKNEDSIDLAKKKAAAAAKAKAAALAKQKAQAESDEDSSEEVDSKELAKQKAAAAAKAKAAALAKQKAQESNEESNEDLDPKELAKKKAAAAAKAKAAALAKQKASEGNADNETEQSLDDDKELAKQKAAAAAKAKAAALAKQKAQSESGTADSSNDDDVAKAKAKAAAAAKAKAAALAKQKAKAEGEDASDDDLAKAKAKAVAAAKAKAAAAAKAKVSGTTGDDDLAKEKAKAIAAAKAKAAAAAKAKAAKSDSEEPVEEEKPSVNQPLLDKYVKVIQNHLGDEVLEDYYINTLSKDVPTLVAKKDTYFKIAQFLKFNEQLAFDYLSELHGTDFETHMEVYVHLFSYKNRQSVAIKVKIDREEPVIDSLQPLWQGANWPECEAFDLLGIKFTNHPDLKRILLPEDWVGYPLRKDYEPYDVEV, from the coding sequence GTGAGCGAAAGTAAAGATTTAGAACAGCAAAAACGTGAGGCCGCAGAGCGTGCAAAAGAGCTTGCGAAGAAGCGTTTAGCAGAAAGGCAAGCCGAAGAGAAGAAAACGGATCCTTCTGAAGAAAAAAATGAAGATTCTATTGACCTAGCAAAGAAGAAGGCAGCAGCTGCGGCAAAGGCAAAAGCGGCTGCACTAGCTAAGCAAAAGGCTCAAGCAGAATCCGATGAAGACTCAAGTGAAGAAGTAGATTCGAAGGAACTCGCTAAGCAAAAGGCAGCAGCTGCAGCAAAAGCGAAGGCAGCTGCATTAGCAAAACAGAAGGCTCAAGAATCCAATGAAGAGTCAAATGAAGATCTAGATCCAAAGGAGCTGGCTAAGAAAAAAGCAGCGGCAGCAGCAAAAGCGAAAGCGGCAGCATTAGCAAAACAAAAAGCTAGTGAAGGTAACGCAGACAATGAGACTGAGCAATCGCTCGATGACGATAAAGAATTAGCAAAGCAAAAAGCAGCGGCAGCAGCAAAGGCGAAAGCAGCCGCACTGGCAAAGCAAAAAGCACAATCTGAAAGTGGAACTGCTGATTCATCTAATGATGATGATGTGGCGAAGGCGAAGGCAAAAGCAGCGGCCGCAGCAAAGGCAAAAGCAGCCGCACTGGCGAAGCAAAAAGCCAAAGCTGAAGGCGAAGATGCATCCGATGATGATTTAGCTAAAGCGAAGGCGAAAGCCGTGGCAGCAGCCAAAGCAAAAGCAGCCGCGGCAGCAAAAGCGAAAGTATCAGGCACTACAGGTGATGATGATCTTGCCAAGGAAAAGGCCAAAGCGATTGCAGCAGCAAAGGCTAAAGCGGCAGCAGCAGCCAAAGCAAAGGCGGCAAAATCAGATAGTGAAGAGCCTGTGGAAGAGGAAAAGCCATCGGTCAATCAGCCATTATTAGATAAGTATGTAAAGGTAATCCAAAATCACCTTGGTGACGAGGTATTAGAAGACTATTACATCAATACTCTTTCAAAGGATGTACCAACACTAGTAGCAAAGAAAGATACATATTTTAAAATCGCTCAGTTTTTAAAATTTAATGAGCAATTAGCTTTCGATTATTTATCAGAGCTACATGGAACAGACTTTGAGACACATATGGAAGTTTATGTTCATTTATTTTCATATAAAAATAGACAGTCAGTTGCTATTAAAGTGAAAATAGATCGTGAGGAGCCTGTGATTGATTCGCTTCAACCTTTATGGCAAGGCGCTAACTGGCCAGAATGTGAAGCTTTTGATCTGTTAGGCATTAAATTTACGAACCATCCAGATTTAAAGCGAATTTTATTACCTGAGGACTGGGTAGGATATCCGCTTCGAAAAGACTATGAGCCATACGATGTGGAGGTGTAG